In Lathyrus oleraceus cultivar Zhongwan6 chromosome 2, CAAS_Psat_ZW6_1.0, whole genome shotgun sequence, the DNA window TCTATCTCTTTAATATTTTCTTTCACCAAAGTAGCCTTAGTGTCTTATGAGTGAAAACTTCTTGTGAGGAAAGTGATGTACTAGCGTCGTGCCACTGTTTTATTTCAAGAGTGTGATAATATTGAAGAAAGAAGTTTGATTCTTGAGATAAATCATTGAAAAATCTATGTTTGATTATAAAACTAGGTCTGCGAAAGTTCTTTTTGGTTATTAAGATTAGCTAGTGAAATCTCTACTTGGTACGTAAGTTCATCCCTGTGTAAAGCTCTATTTTGGTTGGGGGATAAGTCTGTCTAAAATCTCTTGATTCACTAGTATCAAAGTTTTGTGGGCATAACTTGTAAAAGCTTAAGTTTTTAATGAACTCTCAAGAAGATGTCTTGGGACAGGACTATGCTAAAATTCGACCGAACCTATATAAATCATGGTGTCATCTCTAACCCTAACACTTTAAATTATGTCATTTACATTATTGTCTTTATTTCTTTCTCTTGCTTTTATCTCTAATTTTATCAAATAATAATACAAATTTCTTTTTTATAATTAacaaaaattataaattaatcaAAAAATTTAAGTACCACAATTCACCCCCCTTTTGTATTTGGAGTCACTTGTCCCACATAATAGAAAGGATGAGGAGGGAGGGAAAACTGATGGTGGAATGAAGAAATTGGAAGAGCCTCTTGAGCAATCAACTGAAGAGTTGGGATTTAATGTGGTGTTGCGAATGTCAAGGATTGAAGTGGATGCAATCAAAGGTTGTGGATCTTATTTTTGATGGGTTTTTTTAGTCAAGTGGATGCAAACTAGTGTTGTATTAGGAGGATCTCAATCGTTGATAGAACATTAGGATCGAGAATTGAATTGCAATGAGTCGTTGATTGGATTTTCTTATAACCGACCATCGAATAAGGTATTATAAAACATACGTTTACAAGAGGGTCACAGATGATTGGAACTGTTAGCACAAGTGGCTGCAGAAATGCAACTTAGAATATTAGATAATATTGACGAAAAGTTCATGagaaacaaaaggcaattctcACAGACAACGTCACCATCCATACTTGAACGAGAATGAATGAGAGGTTGAAGACGACCACCATAAAAAAGCTTTTAATATGACGGTTAAGGTTTCTGATGATCAAAAACATGAGCGCAAGCAAGATTAGTACTCCAATTCTCAAATCATTgtttgagaaatgtaaaattaTGCAAGTGTGAATAACAAAAATATATTTGGACAAAACTGAGAGTCACACTTATATAAGAATGACGATTAAAATTGTTCTTAATTAATCTGATGTGGGATGCAGTGGACCATTGAATGCACATCCATAGTGAAGATGACTACAAAAAATGTATTGATCATATACAATGCTCCAGATGCCCACCAATTCGTTAGTCAAATGGAGAGTTTTTATTGAAATGAACCACTATACTGCACCATTTTTTATTGAGTCTCCGACCATTCCGAAACAAAAATATAATATCAtaatgttttaaaaaaatgataaaattcTTAAAATAAATTATGATGCCGAAAAAGAAAAAATACTATTAAGaaatatgtatttttttttaaaaataaaaaccatCCTTTTACATTAATTATAATTGTTTTAAAAATACATACAATTATTTTCTCTAAAAATTTATTATTTTCACAAAATATACACAGCCTCACATTTACAAGTGGCAAAACCTAACATTTACAAGTGGGAATGCAAACACAAGTTACAAAGTGGGAAAGAAAACACAAGTTACAAAGAAAGAGACTTCTGATAGTAGAATATGAAATTACTACATGATTGAACAGGCATTTGGGTTATCATCATTAAAAAGCACCATCATCTTCATCTCTGGAGACTTGGGGTCACCCACAGCTTGAGGAACATTCCTGACAAAACCAGTTGGTGCTTTCATGTCATATGCCCCTTGAGCATAAGGATAAGCCACTAAATTGTATGGAACAAATGGCCAATTGTCAGCTGTTTTTCCTGTACTCTTCACTTCTTCTAGGACCTCCTTTGCATCTACATTTCCAGTCACTGTTACCCTTTGTAGCTTTTGATTTACATTATATGACTCCACCCCTGAAAATATCATTGCCCATATAAATACATCATTATTATTTAGGACCAATATGCAAATTTAACATGTTCATTACTTGAAGTCTAAGTGTTTTTGAAATATTACAACTTGACAAAATTACAAATATGCCTAGTTTGACTTTACTTAAATTTTTGTTCAAATTgcatctatatatatatatatatatatatatatatatatatatatatataaaattttaAACATGACGATCATGTAACAAGGTACTTACGTACCACTCAAATCTGTTGACATATTCTATGCAACTTCTTTTAATATCATTGCCCCCAATTACTTACGCATTTCGTGTTCTACATAAACTAATGAATAATGAAGAATTTGTAATTTATCTAACATTTTTTAATCGGCGTGGAATTTAACTACTAACATTGGAATTTCAACAACTGAGTCAAATATAtgatattgttttattttattgaaACCATATATACGATAGTGTTACCGACGGATATAGTTATTTTTAAGGATAATGAGAGTATTATACGAACCTTCCATGTCTTTCACTGCATTTTTAACTTTCCTTACACAACCTTCACAGTCCATTTTCACCCTGACATGAACAGTctaaatacaaaaaaaaaatatgtATTGGTTTTAGAAATTATAATAGGAACAGAAACCTCAATTGAGTGGATTTGTGTGAATTAGTTAACGTAGAGACACATGAagaaaattatttttaaaaaaaaaacctTCTTAGGAATACGTTTCTCTATGGGTCTTGAACAATCAATGAAACATTCCCAAAGTTGGCGAAGAATACCCATTTGTGTCTGATCCCAGGAAATAAAATGTAGCAAGAAACTTAATATTGAAAAGAGAGAATTTGATATGAAACTTGGTTGTACTTGTTTGTGAATCTCAACATATATgatttgatatatatatatatatataaaacttATTAAAAATAAATCAGTTACGACAAGATACTATGAAGTTTCGGTTATTAATGTTACTTGCACATCAATTTAATGACgtactatataatatatatataatatatatatatatatatatatataatatatatataatatatatatatatatatatatatatatatatatatatatatatatatatatatatatatatatatatatatatataatagtatACTCTCCTCAACAATTGCAAAAGAAAATATTGATTGACTTGACTTTGGTTTAGTTTTCATTGATGGGCTTTGATTTGATGGTTATTTAATTTGCGTAAATAAACCATCTTTTTCCTCTAAAACATATGGACATATTTTTATATTTGTTCTCACACTCAAGGGACATTACACCTAAATTTTCATATAATTTTGTGTAAACAAACatttaattaaaaacaaatgtGAAGGATACTTCAATTACTGTACAGAGTACTAGCGTCTATGCGGGTACAAGTTATCTCCTTTTTCTTTTATTGAACACGCACGTCAAAAATATAAATGAAATTTTTATATTAGGTttgattttaatttaaattatCTGTGTAATAAATTTGGTGAATAAACTCATTTAGGAAAAAAATATTGTATGAATTAGTGTCATATCATCGTGGTTTGAGGCTCTGATGTTGTAGAGAGAGGGATCGGTCTTCAAGATTAACATTACAACGTTCAAATAAGTAATGGAGTAAGAGTGTAGTTTGAATGGAGGAATACATTTAATACTTGAGAAATAACGcgtgtagcggtaaattcatgaccatcaaactatggataagcttaacgttaATAAAATCAAAGTCgtcaccacgcttttattgttccaaaggaaaaggaaaaagtacgaacaaaacccaaagataagaagttttcaaatcaaaactaataaaatgccagagattacaggtaagggagttggttacacagagggaaggtgttatatgtgtttggtataaaagatgtttgagaaaaatagagtgtggggatgagaaaagaattcattgattatatttttgtgtttgacaagaccttcaaacttgtgcctacgtactaacataaaaatgagggatcaaaacctcgtagtccgtggtaaaaatttcaaagcGGGTGAACTGCTTTTAACAAAAACTTAATTGAGGAGGGCCCAAAGGGCCAAAggtttgaatggagttgttagttctttttgtcttttgaaattttaagtcaatatgattatatttatttacaagttttatttaagaaaaagaagttcaaaaattcaatggcataaggtcaaagttttt includes these proteins:
- the LOC127121324 gene encoding heavy metal-associated isoprenylated plant protein 22; translated protein: MGILRQLWECFIDCSRPIEKRIPKKTVHVRVKMDCEGCVRKVKNAVKDMEGVESYNVNQKLQRVTVTGNVDAKEVLEEVKSTGKTADNWPFVPYNLVAYPYAQGAYDMKAPTGFVRNVPQAVGDPKSPEMKMMVLFNDDNPNACSIM